CACGTCGAAGCGCTTGCGGGTGTGGTCGGTGTCCCGGCGGTACAGGTAGCCGCAGGTAGGCTTCTGCAAGGTGTAGAAGGGGTTCAGGGTGTTGGAGTACTGGGAGGTGTAGAAATTGAGCCTGAACTTGTCCGGGTTCTGCCCCCTGGGGTCCACCACCACCGGCACATAGGCTGCCGCCAGAGTCTGCGCATGGTCCTGCTTCCACGACCGGGACAGGGGACAGCGTGGAGCCTTCACCTTTTTGCCTGATGGCATCTTTGGCCCATGGCTGGGTACTGAGGGTTTCTGTGAGtcctgggaggaaggaaagaaggggagagCTGGTGCATCGGACACCGGGACTTTGACCGCGAGggccagaggcaggagggaggggacaggggcaCTGG
Above is a genomic segment from Eubalaena glacialis isolate mEubGla1 chromosome 7, mEubGla1.1.hap2.+ XY, whole genome shotgun sequence containing:
- the CIMIP3 gene encoding putative uncharacterized protein CIMIP3, with translation MRTEMNRQALPHSAVDMAVHPVEYRDSQKPSVPSHGPKMPSGKKVKAPRCPLSRSWKQDHAQTLAAAYVPVVVDPRGQNPDKFRLNFYTSQYSNTLNPFYTLQKPTCGYLYRRDTDHTRKRFDVPPANLVSWCS